One Bufo gargarizans isolate SCDJY-AF-19 chromosome 3, ASM1485885v1, whole genome shotgun sequence DNA segment encodes these proteins:
- the KCNE2 gene encoding potassium voltage-gated channel subfamily E member 2 yields the protein MYVPTNLTQSLENAFKKVFEDYMNSWRNNQTVENNELQDTLNAENFDYVILYLMVMIGMFSFIIVAILVSTTRSKRHKQLDDPDPYSRYIANDFSERKGMVLENPGPKSYAASISP from the coding sequence ATGTACGTACCCACTAACCTAACGCAGTCTCTGGAAAATGCCTTTAAAAAAGTCTTTGAGGATTACATGAACAGCTGGCGCAACAATCAGACGGTGGAGAACAATGAATTACAGGACACGCTCAATGCTGAGAATTTTGACTATGTCATCCTGTATCTTATGGTGATGATTGGCATGTTCTCCTTCATCATTGTGGCCATCTTGGTGAGCACCACCCGCTCCAAGAGACATAAACAGCTGGACGACCCTGATCCTTACAGCAGATACATCGCCAATGACTTCTCTGAGAGGAAGGGAATGGTTCTGGAAAACCCAGGTCCCAAATCATATGCTGCTTCAATATCACCATAG